The following are from one region of the Plodia interpunctella isolate USDA-ARS_2022_Savannah chromosome 25, ilPloInte3.2, whole genome shotgun sequence genome:
- the LOC128680947 gene encoding uncharacterized protein LOC128680947, which translates to MVSNVVKLCLNIIIAVNIRTCLSCPSDKSRNVNDELFDAKAIYKSGSKTVKVDTTPMTLERILSKLKQAKIFNKDDTSLTYRDKKELNKLFSSVEIMMTSRNRQPSNVQSMFASLRLVERALKKQLKEGQISESLAAKFHWENLLSRHKREKPSFKLDEKTKMRVFDVTY; encoded by the exons atggtATCCAACGTGGTCAAACTGTGTttgaatattat CATAGCTGTAAACATCCGAACATGCTTGTCATG TCCATCCGATAAGTCCCGAAACGTGAACGACGAATTGTTTGACGCAAAAGCTATTTACAAATCTGGATCAAAGACCGTCAAAGTGGACACCACACCCATGACATTGGAAAGGATCCTGTCCAAACTGAAACAGGCCAAAATATTCAACAAGGACGACACCAGTCTCACTTACAGGGACAAGAAggaattgaataaattgttcTCTTCTGTTGAGATTATg ATGACATCACGAAACAGACAACCGTCTAACGTCCAATCCATGTTCGCGTCCCTGCGCCTTGTCGAGCGGGCGTTGAAGAAGCAACTCAAAGAAGGACAGATATCCGAAAGTTTAGCTGCTAAATTTCATTGGGAGAACTT attatCACGACATAAGAGAGAAAAACCAAGTTTCAAGTTGGACGAGAAGACGAAAATGCGCGTGTTCGACGTTACATATTAG